From the Lolium rigidum isolate FL_2022 chromosome 2, APGP_CSIRO_Lrig_0.1, whole genome shotgun sequence genome, one window contains:
- the LOC124686023 gene encoding protein Rf1, mitochondrial-like, with the protein MPRFRPRSPSFHDHGPSPGYQLLNEFKDRLGSETLSPELAHQLFGKLLRQPVKVPGRALNGFFAALARAPPSIACPDGPALAIALFKQMARAGQRVVTAPTVHTYNILIDCCHRARRPDLGPAFFGHLLKTGIREDVITFNNLLKCLGDMKRTEEALDVLLHKMPDDLPNVISYSIILKGFCNNGRSQRALDLLRMMTKKGSDHSPNVVSYNTVIDGFLKEGEISKALDLFHEMKQQGVVPDVVTYSSIIDGLCKASEIKEAKVVLRQMVDNGVRPNTVTYNSLIHGYSTSGQLEEVARLLEEMKTQGIMWDVFTCNSFMDYLCKTGRIKEAAELFYSMAEKGHKPDVVSYNTLIDGFLKEGEISKALDLFREMIQQGVVPNVATYNSIIDGQCKARAMDKAEGVLRQMVDNGVRPDTVTYSSLIHGYSTSGQLEEVARLSEEMKTQGIMWDIFTCSSFMDYLCKTGRIKEAAELFYSMAEKGHKPNVVSYAIMLNGYAMEGSLVDMNDLRDQMVRDGVVPCLIVYTILIGAYAQCGKMDAAMLVFEDMLKHGVNPDQVTYLIVIAAFCRMGRMDDAMDKFSEMIDMGVPHDTDVYECMIKGYFRQGDLVKANELFTEMKNKGIRRRPQKGSGRTHYV; encoded by the coding sequence atgcCACGCTTCCGACCCCGCTCCCCTTCTTTCCACGACCACGGCCCCTCACCCGGCTATCAGCTGCTGAACGAATTCAAGGATCGCCTGGGCTCGGAGACGCTCAGTCCGGAGCTTGCGCACCAACTGTTCGGCAAATTGCTTCGTCAACCCGTCAAGGTACCAGGACGCGCGCTCAACGGCTTTTTCGCCGCCCTCGCGCGTGCCCCGCCCTCCATCGCCTGCCCCGATGGCCCTGCCCTGGCCATCGCCCTCTTCAAACAAATGGCCCGAGCAGGCCAACGTGTGGTGACGGCACCCACCGTTCACACATACAACATACTGATTGATTGCTGCCACCGTGCACGCCGCCCGGACCTAGGGCCTGCCTTCTTCGGCCACCTCCTCAAGACAGGTATCAGGGAGGACGTCATCACTTTCAACAATTTATTGAAGTGCCTTGGTGACATGAAGAGGACGGAGGAGGCTCTGGACGTGCTGCTACACAAGATGCCCGACGATCTGCCTAATGTCATTTCCTACTCAATAATTCTCAAGGGCTTCTGCAACAACGGGAGGAGCCAGCGTGCGCTTGACCTGCTCCGGATGATGACCAAAAAAGGATCTGACCACTCTCCCAACGTGGTTTCATACAACACGGTAATTGATGGCTTCTTGAAGGAGGGTGAAATAAGCAAAGCTTTGGATCTATTCCATGAAATGAAACAGCAGGGGGTTGTGCCTGATGTGGTGACATATAGTTCCATTATTGATGGGTTGTGCAAAGCAAGCGAAATTAAAGAGGCAAAGGTGGTCCTTCGGCAAATGGTCGATAATGGTGTTCGGCCGAATACCGTGACATATAATAGCCTGATCCATGGATATTCCACTTCGGGCCAGTTGGAAGAAGTCGCTAGGTTGTTGGAAGAAATGAAAACTCAAGGTATCATGTGGGACGTTTTTACTTGCAACTCATTCATGGACTATCTTTGCAAGACCGGAAGAATCAAAGAAGCTGCAGAATTATTTTACTCCATGGCTGAGAAGGGCCATAAACCCGATGTTGTCTCATACAACACGCTTATTGATGGCTTCTTGAAGGAGGGTGAAATAAGCAAAGCTTTGGATCTATTCCGTGAAATGATACAGCAGGGGGTTGTGCCTAATGTGGCGACATATAACTCCATTATTGATGGGCAGTGCAAAGCAAGAGCAATGGACAAGGCAGAGGGGGTCCTTCGGCAAATGGTTGATAATGGTGTTCGGCCGGATACGGTGACATATAGCAGCCTGATCCATGGATATTCCACTTCGGGCCAGTTGGAAGAAGTCGCTAGGTTGTCGGAAGAAATGAAAACTCAAGGTATCATGTGGGACATTTTTACATGCAGCTCATTCATGGACTATCTTTGCAAGACCGGAAGAATCAAAGAAGCTGCAGAATTATTTTATTCCATGGCTGAAAAGGGCCATAAACCTAATGTTGTCTCATACGCTATTATGCTTAATGGGTATGCTATGGAAGGATCCCTTGTTGATATGAATGATCTCCGTGACCAGATGGTACGAGACGGAGTTGTACCCTGTCTCATTGTTTACACCATACTGATTGGTGCATATGCTCAGTGCGGAAAGATGGACGCAGCAATGCTTGTCTTCGAAGATATGTTGAAGCATGGTGTGAACCCTGATCAGGTCACATATTTAATTGTGATAGCTGCATTTTGCAGAATGGGCAGGATGGATGATGCCATGGACAAATTCAGTGAGATGATTGATATGGGAGTACCACATGACACTGATGTTTATGAGTGCATGATCAAGGGTTACTTTAGACAAGGTGATTTGGTGAAAGCCAATGAATTGTTTACTGAAATGAAGAACAAGGGTATTCGGCGTAGGCCACAGAAGGGCAGTGGAAGAACACACTATGTTTGA
- the LOC124686024 gene encoding CASP-like protein 4A2, translating to MAEVQPSPSPPPPRAAGGDPEDPPVAPAPPPAQQQQQQRAGGSDWSEEEDPDSPPLPPSTTTVAISNAAQYIPPRAAERTSEVAGDGRSWYSWNGTRTKDRRRPPPPRQQQPQPPPLYPQTRPRPQPQQWVPPEPKLRPQLPHVQASPPPRGGPPPVPASATARSAERDRRVVPDVMYRQRRTAALQRTAMVARVAAAGLCLAALAVLAADTRKGWARDSYSNYTQLRYSEAVNVIGFLYSVFQFFAIAAHLTRKKHLIPRPKGDYFDFAMDQVLAYLLISSSSSATARVSDWVDNWGNDPFPKMANSSIVISFLAFMVFAINSLISAYNLFRRDL from the exons ATGGCCGAGGTacagccgtcgccgtcgccgccgccgccgcgcgcagcCGGCGGCGATCCCGAGGATCCACCCgtggcgccggcgccgcctccggcgcagcagcagcagcagcagcgtgcGGGCGGCAGCGACTGGTCAGAGGAGGAGGACCCCGACTCCCCGCCGCTTCCGccttccaccaccaccgtcgccaTCTCCAACGCCGCCCAGTACATCCCGCCGCGCGCCGCGGAGCGCACCTCCGAGGTCGCGGGAGACGGCCGGTCGTGGTACTCCTGGAACGGCACCCGCACCAaggaccgccgccgccctcctccgcctaggcagcagcagccgcagccgccaCCGCTGTATCCGCAGACGCGGCCGCGGCCGCAGCCGCAGCAGTGGGTCCCGCCGGAGCCGAAGCTGCGGCCGCAGCTGCCGCACGTgcaggcctcgccgccgccgcggggcgggccgccgccggtgccggcgTCGGCGACGGCTAGGTCCGCCGAACGGGACCGCAGGGTCGTGCCCGACGTCATGTACAGGCAACGCCGCACGGCGGCGCTGCAGCGGACGGCTATGGTGGCGCGGGTCGCGGCCGCGGGGCTCTGCCTGGCGGCGCTCGCGGTGCTCGCCGCCGACACCCGCAAGGGCTGGGCCCGCGACTCCTACAGCAACTACACCCAGCTGCG GTACTCGGAGGCGGTGAACGTGATCGGATTCTTGTACTCGGTGTTCCAGTTCTTCGCGATTGCTGCACACTTGACGAGGAAGAAGCATTTGATTCCCCGGCCCAAGGGCGATTATTTTGACTTCGCCATGGATCAG GTGTTGGCATACCTCTtgatatcctcctcatcatcagcaACTGCTCGGGTAAGCGATTGGGTTGACAACTGGGGGAACGATCCTTTCCCGAAAATGGCGAACAGCTCCATCGTCATATCTTTCCTAGCATTCATGGTTTTTGCCATCAACTCCCTCATCTCTGCGTACAATTTGTTCCGCCGAGATCTTTAG